GCCACCACCGCCGCCGCCCCCCGATCCCGGGAGGACCTCTTCATCGGTGGTCGAATCGCCGTTGACGCCGTAGCCTCGATAGCCGCCCCGGCCACCATCACCGCCCGCAGAGCCATTCAGGCCGCCGGCGCCGCTGGCACCACGAGAGCCGCTGTAGGTCCCTTTTCCCGCATAGGCGTCCGAGCCCGGAGGCCCGCCCGACCCTCCGCAGCTGCCCGTGCAGTCACAGTTAGCGGCGCCGCTGACTCCGCTTTGGGCCGCCCCTTCCCTGCCCCCGCCGACACCACCCGTAGTGCCGCCGTGGCTCTTGCTCTCGCCACCTCCACCACCGCCACCGCCGGCCCAGCCGAAGTAGCCGGCCAGGCTGGCATCGATGGTCCCGAGGACCTGAATGTCCCGGGCGAAGACCTCCACCTGGCCGTATTGGCTGCCATCCCAGGGAGTGACGTGGACCGTCGCGCCGGCGGGCACTTTGAAGCGGCGCACATTGGTGATGGAGCCATGGATGTAGTCCCCATCGGCCAGGACCAGATCCGCGCCTCCCTGGTTCCCGGTGTAGGTGGCCGCCCACCCGGGCATGGCCAGGGCCAGGACCAGGAGCAAGCTGGTGATTATGTTTCTGGCGGTCCGCATGGCTTCCCCGGCTACAGCTGCTCTTGGTTCAGCTCGGCCGGCTTGATCCGGTCCGGCAGGTCCACCAGGTCGTATTCACGGCCCAGGTCAGCCGAGAGATCGGCCGGGGTGGCGTTGGCGTTGGCCTCCAACTTGGTCACGTACTCCTTGATGGAGGCCAGGATCTCTTCCCGGGAGTTAGAGGCATCGAAAGCCATCTTGCTTTCCTCCCAGGAGCCGTCCTTCAGCTTGTAGCGGAAGACCACCACCTGGGAGTGCTTGTCATGGGCACTGTTGGTCAGCTTGACCTTGGTCCCGCTCTTCTCGACTTTCGCCATGTTCACTCTCCTAATTAGGGGCGATCTCGATGTAGCCCAGGGGATGGTATGGATCGCCGGCATCAATCCCGGTGCAGTCCAGGCTCATGATGCTCAGGGCGCCAACCGTGGTGTTGCTCAGTTCAGTGGTCTCCTGGCCACCGGCAGCCGCCGCGTTCACCGTGGCCATGGCCGCTCCCTCGTTATTGAGCCTGAGATTCACCTGGCTGGCGCCGCCCGCCTCCTTGAGCCGCATCCCGAACCTAACCACCTCGCCGGCCACACCGGGAACAAAGGTCAGGATCCCATTGGCCACCATCACCGCCCCCTCCAGGGAGATGACCCGGGTATGCCGAACCGCGCCCACCTGGGCATCCACATATCCTTTGCTCGCCGGCTGCAGGTCCTGGGTAGGGTTGCCGGGCAACAGGGGCAGGCTGCCAAAGCTCTTCACGCCCTGTATCGCCTGATCGCCAAAGGTGCGCACCACGTCCAGCGGCAGGGCCGCGTTGGCTCCCGGCGTGAGGAACCCCGGGCTCACCTGCTCCAGACTTTCATCCAGCACCCCGGATCCCAGGGTCACCGTGGTGATCTCGGCCTCATCGTCATAGGCGCTTCCCGCCACCGCCGCGAAAACATCCAAGGCGCCCAGCCGGGCCCGGAGCATGCGGCCGGCCGGGAACAGGCTGGTGGCGTCCCCGGCCAGGGTGAACTCGGTGGCCGAGAGATATGCCGGGCTGAGATCGCCTTCCAGCCACTCGGTGCAAGAGGCCACCGCCTGGCCCAGCCGGCTGTAGATGTCCAACAGGGTGGGATTGAGGCGTTCCAGCAACTGAGGGCCCGCGCCCACGTTGCCCAGGATCAACAGGGGATAATCAGCCATCAGCTCACTCCCAGAAGAGCGGTGTCCAACACGAAAGAGCCCAGGTAAACGTGATCACCGCCCGGGTCTATGTCCGTGACCCCGGCCTGGACCGCCTTGCAAACGAACTGGTGATCGTGGTGCTTGAGAGCCTGGGATTGGCCGGTGGGCGGATAGATCCAGTCCTCCACCGGGAGGGTCAGCTCCTTGACCGTGAGCCCGGCATCGATGGGAACCGAGAGATCCCTCTGCAGGGCCTCAGTCTCGATGCTCTGGTAATCCAGCTTGAAACGCAGCTTGGCCGTGGCTCCCATGCGGGCGCTCATCATGTAGCCGAAGCCGTGGACGTGCTTGTCCCGCTGGCCATCGCCGAAATCATTCATGGGGCCCCAGACCTCGCACCGGGACCACTCGGCCCCGCCGTCTTGGCCTATGACCGCATCGTCCACCTGATAGAGGTGCCCGTCATCGCCGCCCACGTAGGTCTGATCGTCTTGATGAAGGAAGCAGGTGGGCGTGAAGCCCTCCCAGAGGTAGAAGCTCCAGTCGCCCAGCAGCACATGCAGGACCATGGTGTAAGGCAGTCCCTCAAGCTGCAGCCAGTATTGATCGTGGTTGGCGTGGTAGCAGGCAAAGGCGTTCTCTGACTTGTGGGCCTCCACCAGGTCAGCCACGTTTTCGCTACGCGGCCACTGGCGCACGTCGCCATAGCCTTGAACGCCTTCCAGGCCCAGCACCTGGTCAGCCAGGAAGAGGATGTTATTGCCAACGTTGGCCATGGAAAGACCGGCCAGGGCGCCCAGCTCCTGGAAGATCTCATCCATGCGCAAATCTCCGTCAGATCCGGGCACGCTCCCGGAGAGGCGATGGATGCTGGCCGGCTCGGCCTTGCTTACGAATAGACCCGTGAAGAACTTGACCAGGCCGTTGATGGCGCCGCCCACGCCCCGCTCCACCCCGATCCAGCCGGCGTCCGCCCCGTTGTACTGGCGGGCTCCCCACTTGTAGGGGTTGTTCAGGCCGCTGTAGCCCAGCTTGGCCGCGTCTTCGGCTAGAGGCCAGTTACCGCCCCCCACCGCCAGGCGCTCGCTCTTGACCGCCCCCCAAGAGGCCCGGGGAGGCAGTCCCGGGCCCAGGGCCAGGAGAGGTTCCTTGTCCCCGTCCGTCTGCCACTGGGCCCCATCCCAGGTCACCGCCGCGCCGGCGCCGCTCGCTTCCGCCCACTGGAGATGTACCGCGTTGTTGCCGTCGCCTCCGGTGAACTCCACCGAAACGTAGCGGGCCTCGCCGGCCGCCACAGTCAGCTCCTGGCCGGCCTCGGCCTCAATGTCCACGTCCTGGATCAGGACCTCGCTGGGCAGATCCTCGGCCTGCAGGGTGCCCGTGCCAAGCAGGGTGGCCCCGTCGGCGGACCAGACCTGCAGGGCCACCGCGCCGGTGGGCGCGCCGCTCTTGTAGAGCGCGGCCCGAATCTCATTGAGCGGGATCTCGCCCGGGCCCCAGGCCGGCGCGGTGAACAGGAAGCCCGCCCGGGTAATGCCGCCGGCATGCAGGGACCAAGCCCCGGCCGCGTCGCCAGAGCCCCAGTCACCCCAAAGGAAACCGTCTTCATCCCAGAGGATCCCGTAGGCATGGCCGGTGTCGGGATCCACTGACTTGAGATAGCCCCCGTCCAGCACCATCAGGAGGCCGGCATAGGCCAGCAACCGAGGAGCCGTGGCCACGTCGCCCACCAACAACGGCGCGCCCTGCCCGTCCAGGCGGTAAAGGTGCTGATCAGATGCCAGGTAGGTGGTGCCCTTCAGAAGGCGGGCCGCCCTCACTGGCCGCCCGTCGGGCAGGGGCTGCGAGGTGATCCGCGCCGCCCCCGGCCGGGTGCGCCACTGCTTGCGGTAGCCGCCCTTGCCGTCCTGCCCCTTGATCAACATCATGTTCACGGCGCTCTGGCACTTGGCAGAGCCGATCAGCCATGGCTCATTGACCGTGCACACCCCTCCGGCCGGGATGGCGTTGAAGGGCTTGCGTTTGGCCTGGCGACGGGAAGCTCTCATTACCAGCCCCCGCTAAAATCGTAGTTGGCTCTATCTCCGTGGGCCTCCGGGACCACGCTGTCCATGGCCGCCACGTCGGCCGCCTGGCTCTGCAGGAGCCGGTAGAGCCCCAGCTCCATCTTGGTGTCGTATTCGTTGCGGTTCAGGCAGCGCATCTTGACGAACTCGACAAGCACCAGATCAAACAGCCCCGCGAAGGGCAGCTCCACCGCCAGGGCCGCCCGAGCCGAGTCATCGTCAGCCGGGATCGCGGCCCGGCCCAGGGCGGGCATGGCCGCATAGATCAGGTCCAGGTCCTCGGAGGTCTCCGGCTCCGGGTAGAGGTGCAGCTTGGACGCCTCGATAAAGCAGCCCAGGTAATGGCCGCCCGACAGGGGGAAGTCATGCCGGGACATGAGAGGCAGCGGGGCCGCGCCCCCCACCACCCGGGCCGAGATGAAGCCCAGCCAGCCCTCTGGAAAGGCCACGCCCTCCGGCCCCACCTGCAGCACGGTCCGCTGAGCCACCTGGGCGCTCTTGCGCCGGGCCAGCTCATTGGCCAGTACCTTCACCCCCTCCTGCAGGTAGACGAACTTCTCCCGAGGGGTGTAGGTGGTCTCCGGGGTGTCGCGCACCCCGAAGGCCACCGCTACCGATAGCTCGCTCCCGGTCATTTAGGCGTCCCGGGGAATGGTGTGGGTATGGACCTGGCCGCCCGTCTTCACGTGGAACACCAGGTCCGTGCCGTCCAGGGAGCAGGTAACCTGGCCATCGACCATATCCGCCGTGTGATCGGCGGTGGCCGGCAGGCCCAGGATGCTCTGCCCCGTGAGGTTCATCGCCGGCCCGGACAGCTCCCCCAGGAACAGGGGATCGCGGCCCAGCGGCGTTCCGGCGGTCTTCTTGCTCATGACAGCGCCTTCCCTTCCGGCCGCTTAGTAGGTCAGGCCCTTGTAAAAGGCGTTGCCCTTCTCTTCCTTGGCGCCCAGGGCCAGTCGGCCGCGGATCATGCCCCGGGTGCGGTCGCCGTCCTTGGCCATGGGTACGTGCTCCACCCGGCGCAGCCAGGCCAGCTCCCAGAGGTTGGGATCGATGGCCAGCATCTCGGAGTGGGCCAGGTAGCGGGTGGGCACCACCTTAACCTCGCCGAAGTCGGTGTCTAGGTAGTCCACGCCCAGCACCAGCTTTTTCTTGGCGGCGTCGATGTTCTTCACCGTGCCGCCGGTGAACTGGCTGATCACCCGCTTCTGGATGCTGTTAACAAACACCACCGAGGGCTCGCCGCCTTCGTCCCAGGCCAGCTGCAGGAGATCGTTGAAGCCGTCCTCGGTAAGGGGCTCGGCGCCGCCGGCGTCAATCACGTTGGTGGTGATCGCGCTGGTCAGGCCGGTGAGCTTGCGGGGCTGCTGGGGACCCTGGGGCACCTGGCTCATCAGGGCCTTCTCGATGTCGCGCGCGATCTCCTTCATGGCCTTCTTGGAGAAGTAGGTGTAGGCCTTCTTCATGCCCTGGATCTGCACGTCCTGCAGGGTGTCCGGCACGATCACCCACTTGAGGAAGTTCTGGGCGTAGCTCTGGGTCACGCCCGGCGGAGTGTGCTCCACCTCGCTGAAGGTGGAGCCGTCCACGTGGGCGTTCTCGGCCGCGTCCGCCAGGGAGTCCTGCATGGTCTCCACCAGGGTGTTGATGGCCTTGCGCGACTTCTTGCCCAGCATGGTCAGCAACGGCGTGGCCGTCGGGCTGATGTTGGTGATGAGGTCGGTGAGATCTCGCTTTACAGTCGAGAAATCGTCAACATGAACGGTGGCCATAAAATTGTCTCCTTATGAGGTGACGGCTACTTCAAGTCCGGGTGGGTAACCAGGGCCTCGATAGCCGCGTCAAAGTCGATATCGTCGGCGCCGGGCGTGATCGCCTTGAGCACCAACTCGCTGGTTTTGGTGTCCGGCGGCTTGGCCAGGCTGGGAGTCGGAGTCCCGGCACTGACCTTCAGCTCGCTCTTGTTGGGGGTCTTGGGCGTGGTCTTCAGCTCCGCGCTCTCGCGGGCGGGGAGCTTGCCGGCCATGCCCAGACGCATGTAGTAACTCAGCCAGGTGTTGGGATCGTCGTTGCCCGGATGGCCCGGGCCTATGCCGTCGGCGGTCATGGCCTCGATGACCAGATCCCGCGCCTGCTGCCAGGAAGCGCTCCCGGGGTAGTTGGCATCGATGTAGCGCGACAACTCCCCTTCCTTGGCCTGCTGGACCAGGGAGCCCACGTAGGGATCCCCGGTCTGCTGGCTCTGCTCTTGCCCCTGGCCCTGCAGTTGCGAGAGATGGGGCTTCAGCACGTGGTTGACCACC
This region of Desulfarculaceae bacterium genomic DNA includes:
- a CDS encoding DUF5309 domain-containing protein, producing the protein MATVHVDDFSTVKRDLTDLITNISPTATPLLTMLGKKSRKAINTLVETMQDSLADAAENAHVDGSTFSEVEHTPPGVTQSYAQNFLKWVIVPDTLQDVQIQGMKKAYTYFSKKAMKEIARDIEKALMSQVPQGPQQPRKLTGLTSAITTNVIDAGGAEPLTEDGFNDLLQLAWDEGGEPSVVFVNSIQKRVISQFTGGTVKNIDAAKKKLVLGVDYLDTDFGEVKVVPTRYLAHSEMLAIDPNLWELAWLRRVEHVPMAKDGDRTRGMIRGRLALGAKEEKGNAFYKGLTY